In Deltaproteobacteria bacterium, the genomic window GTGTGTTGCGTGAACATCGCGCACCTCAAAACCGGCACGTTCACGCGTCAGACCGCCAGGACCCAGAGCGGAAAGACGTCTTTTGTGAGTCACTTCGGAAAGAGGATTCGTCTGATCCATAAACTGAGACAACTGGCTTGAGCCAAAAAATTCCTTGATCACGGCACTGACCGGTTTGGGGTTCACAAGATCATGCGGCATCAGCGTCTCTACATCCTGGAGACTCATCCGCTCCTTGATGGCACGCTCCATCCGGATCAAACCGAGCCGATACTGATTTTCGAGAAGCTCTCCTACCGAACGAACACGACGGTTTCCCAGGTGATCAATATCATCGACCTGTCCTTTGCCATCCTTGAGACCGCAAAGATACCGAACTGTTTCCATGATATCGTCCTTGGACAAAATGCCGACATCAATGGGGGTCTGAAGATTGAATTTGTAGTTGATTTTCAAGCGACCAACGGCCGAAAGATCGTATTTCACCGGGTTGAAAAAAAGGTTTTCCAGAAAGACCTTGGAGGCCTCCGGCGTTGGAGGATCTCCGGGGCGAAGACGTCTGTAAATCTCAAGTGTCGCCTCTTCAACCGAATTGATTTTGTCGGCCTGAATCGTATTCCAGATGTAGGGACCAATATTAAGATTATCCATGTAGAGAAGATCAAATTTCTCAATTTTTCTCTTCCGGAACTCACCAAATTTTTCCGGTGTCAGAGCATCCCCGCAATTGCCGACAACCTCGCCAGTCTCCTTGTCCACCACATCATGAGCCAACACCTGGCCATAGAGAGACTCCTCTTCGACAGCAATTTCCTTAAGACGCGCTGATTCAATCTTCTTGACGATTGCACGATTGAACTTTCTCCCGGCCTTGATCAGAATCTCATCTGTCTTCGGATGACGGATATCCTTCGACGCCTTCTGGTAGCGAAGGAGATCCGGAACGACACCCTTTGTGACCTTGCGCCCGTCCAGATGGATCGTCTCTTTCTGATAAAAGAAGTTGAGAAGGTCCTCACCGGAATATCCCAGCGCTTTCAGTAAAACAGTGGCCGGAAACTTGCGACGTCGGTCAATACGGACATAGAGAATATCCTTCGTATCAAACTCAAAATCGAGCCAGGAACCGCGATAAGGAATAATACGAGCCGAATAAAGAAGCTTGCCGGAAGCGTGCGTCTTTCCCTTGTCATGCTCAAAAAAGATACCGGGCGATCGATGAAGCTGGGAAACAATGACACGTTCTGTCCCGTTAATAATGAAGGTGCCCGTCTCGGTCATGAGCGGGATTTCACCAAAATAAACCTCCTGCTCTTTGACATCACGGATCGTCTGACTCTTCGTCTCGGGATCGGTATCCCAGACAACAAGACGGATAACAACCCGCATGGGCGCTGCATACGTCATGCCTCGATAGCGGCACTCCCCCACCTCATATTTTGGTTTGTCCAGGTGATAACTGACAAACTCCAGAGAGGCAGAATGATTAAAGTCCCAGATCGGAAAAACGGTCCGGAAAACACCGTTGATTCCGGTATTGTCCCGTTTTTCAAGGGGGACATGTATCTGAAGAAATTCGGCGTACGACTTCTTTTGAACCTCAATGAGGTTCGGAATCGGGATCGTCGTTTCAATCTTGGAAAAATTCTTTCTCAAGATCCGATCCTGAATCGAAACTGGCATAAAAGTCTCCCTTTAAAAGTAAATCGCGAGACAAGGAATTTCCACAATCCCCTGCTCTACAACAAACTTCGTTATTTTAACTCGACCTTCGCGCCGGCCTTCTCAAGAACATCCTTCATCTTTGCGGCATCTTCCTTGGACACACCTTCCTTCAAGGTCTTTGGAGCCCCTTCAACAAGGTCCTTGGCTTCCTTAAGACCCAGTCCTGTCAAGGCACGCACCTCCTTGATGACGTTGATCTTGTTGCTTCCTGCAGATGCCAGGACAACGGTAAACTCCGTTTTTTCTTCCTGGGCAGCAGCGCCAGCTCCGCCGGCAGCAGCGCCGGCGACCATCACAGGTGCCGCAGCGGAAACACCAAAGGTGCTTTCCAATTCTTTGACAAGCTCCGCCACCTCGAGAAGTGGCATTTGCTTGAGAGTTTCGACGATATCGGAACGACTGACTGTTGCCATTTTCCTATCCTCCTTTTGTTTTCTCAATTTCCTTGATCGCCCTCACCACCTGGGTGGGAAGAGCATTTAAAACTCGCACAAAATTTGTTACCGGCGCCATCAACGTCCCCAAGAGTTTTGCATAAAGTTCTTCCCGGGAAGGAAGGCTGGAAAGTACTTCAACCTCCTTGATCGAGATCACCTTCCCGGCAAAAAAACCGGACTTAATCTTGAGTGGTTCCAGCTCAGCTGCCTGCCGAGAAATCGCCTTTGCCAAAAGAACGGGATCCCCCAAGGCAATGGCGATAGCCATCGGACCTCTGAACTGCTCGGCCAATGAACCAAAGTCGCCCGCCTGAAACGCCTTCTTTGCAAGCGTATTTTTGATGACGTGAAACTCTCCTTCCGACTGTCGAACAGCCTTTCGAAGTGAGGTCATCTGGGCCACCGTCAAACCACGATACTCCGCCAGAATGACCGCCGAGGCCCTCTTGATACGTCCTGACAAATCTTGAACAACTTCTGTTTTTTCAATTCGGTTCATGACTCACACCTTTTCCTAGTTTGACTGAAGCTGATTGGGATCAATCTTGATCCCCGGCCCCATCGTTGTGGAGACCGTCACACTTCTTAAGTAATTTCCCTTGGAGGTTGACGGCTTCGCA contains:
- the rplL gene encoding 50S ribosomal protein L7/L12, which produces MATVSRSDIVETLKQMPLLEVAELVKELESTFGVSAAAPVMVAGAAAGGAGAAAQEEKTEFTVVLASAGSNKINVIKEVRALTGLGLKEAKDLVEGAPKTLKEGVSKEDAAKMKDVLEKAGAKVELK
- the rplJ gene encoding 50S ribosomal protein L10, with protein sequence MNRIEKTEVVQDLSGRIKRASAVILAEYRGLTVAQMTSLRKAVRQSEGEFHVIKNTLAKKAFQAGDFGSLAEQFRGPMAIAIALGDPVLLAKAISRQAAELEPLKIKSGFFAGKVISIKEVEVLSSLPSREELYAKLLGTLMAPVTNFVRVLNALPTQVVRAIKEIEKTKGG